The DNA region AAAATCTATTTACAGTACATGAGTTCAAATAAAGAGGATCTCATTAGTAATTACAATGAAAAAGTTAATCCTTAAAAACTCAACAccatacataaataaaatagcCAAATTCTCTTGACCTATGTTCTTTGCATGCTTAAAAGACACGCCCTATGATCAGACTAATTTGGAATAACTAAAATCTTACCCACATGATACAaatcaacaatattattattaaatcatcCTCTTTAGCAATGACACAAAAAGTGCTATAAGAAGTGGATTTCTTCttaaaaatctaataaacaGAAGAGACCATGCATGAATCTGAGGTTTAAGGATAGATTAGAAGAAGACAGTAAAAGTAAAACACTTGGGGTGAAATAATCAGGGCTTTGATTGGTTACTAACCTCGTCAAGATTTAAGTCGGGAATTGCCAGCTTGATCGATTCTCCAAACTGGTTAAATAAATGTATCAGCAAACGGTATGAGCAACttgaatttcatccaaatttGAGCCAAAGAATGAGAAACTAAACATACTTGTAGTTCAGACATGTAGTGGTTTCCTGCAGACTTGGCAAATGCTAGTTCACAGGCTTCTTTGAATAATGGCTGCTTTAGGACATTAACCGACCCAAATAAGAACTGCCAGAAATTGAGGGTATCTTTAGCACAAAAAATGGGACTTTTGAATATTGTGATCTAACAACAATGGGAAACAATAATACTAAAACAAGAAACatgtaaattattataacaCTAAAGTACTCATATCAAAATAGTACTGTAAAGTTAAAATTCAGACTCAACAAAAGATAGGCTCAATATTCAGCTCCCCATGTATGTACCATATCATGCACAATAAAGATGATGAATTTCTTGAACTTTAAGGGGGGAGGGGGAAACAGAGGACACAGAAATTGCAGAACAATAAATACCCATAAGTTTCCACACAAACAACAGATAAGAAGAAAGGGAAAGAAAGAGGAATCCAAATATCTACAACAatgaaaggaaaagaaaagattAAATCAAACAGCTTTACTTGAACTGCACGACGGTTGCAGGAATATAAATTTGCATATAGGTGGAAAGGAAAAGAGGCAAATATAAAGGATGTAAAAATCAAACCTTTACAGAAAGCATGCAAGCTCTTAACCTGAAAGCCTTGTTGTTGAAGTTATTGATTTGAACGAGAGTCCACTGTGACaggaaaagaaaatatataaacaacttTGGTGCAAGTGTCAAATAATATGTTATGTTCTAATTCGTTAACCAGACAAAACCAAAATTGAGCTCTATATTATGAATAACCATCACAGAAGAATTAACTAATTAACAACCATAAGAAATAACAATCTATTATAGTATATATCCAGCATACCTGTCATCTGGATTCATAGAAAGAAATATGTGTCCAGAAAGTCCACCAACAAAAGACAAGTGAAAATTGGAGAACATGACTAAAAGTAAGAACAAAAgtgaaattcattaaataattgaGCAAGAAGTAGTTAAATCTTACATTTATCCTAATGGAGCTAGCAGAAATATCAGATAAAAATACTTCATAAAACTTGATGGGTTTCAAGTAAAAGAAAAAGGAGAAAAGGACTCACTCTTTCCTGCCTCTCCATTTCAACCAAATAAAGTGATGGGTTTTCCTGAAAGTACTTGTGAAGATGGAGAAAACAAATTGTTAAAACCTTAAAGGAAAATTTTTAACAAGTATAAATTTCAGTAAATTGTTGTTTATACAAGGAAATTTTATTGTGGGAAAACAAAGTACATATATAGGTTCAGAGACAGCTTAATTATCTTAAGTATTGTGCTACGATCCCATAATGGAATCGCGCCTAACAACGTCCAATTGACAGTTAAGGTTGGATCTGATTGTTGGAATTTCTGTTTTtcggtttgtttgtttgtttgttaaatccTTAATCCTCCATTTTGAGCCGTTGTAACTCTTGTGCTTCAGTGTATATATAAGCTCAACTCAATCTCCAATTAcggatataaataattttgtgaaAGTTTGACGTATCTCTCAACTGTATTCTCTGATTTTCCTTCTTCGATTTGAACTCTCGGACAGTTAGATATACCAAcagtattctcttctcatcaTTATTTTTACTCTTTTTCTGAAACTCTTTAATTCTTATTCTCCTAACTTTTCTGTTGTACGCTAAAATGATAGTATTCTTCTTGGTCCATTGAGATCAGGAACATTAATCTTAGTTACAGGCTTAACTCGTAATATTCTGGTATTAGAGTCAGAGGTTCTGCAATGATAGAAACCCGACAGCAAGACGAGATGGATGCCCTTAAAGCCTCAATTGATGCTTTAACCCAAAATACTTCATCAACACATATTTTCTCCGGTTCAATGAAACAGATGTGGAAGGCTGACTTATATCCGTTAAACACTTCTTTAGAGTGGACAGATGTACTGATGCAACTAAATTGACATTGATCTCATCCACTTGTGATGCCAAAATGTGGTATGGATCATACCTTCAGCAACACAACCAAAGAGAAGACATAATATAGGACATGTTCAAGAGAGAACTCGTATTCGAGTTCGATCCTTCTATACATGACACTTCCACTAGGCAATTGATGCATTTGAAAACATGTCAGTTCTGTCTAATAATTCAATCTTCGATACATGACAATTTCCCAAAAACTGTATAGTATGCCTAAAGAATATGTTATTTCCCAAAAACTGTATAGTATGcctaaaaaatatgttataaactgttattttttttttaattagggagAATTAACATGACAGCCACAACCATGACTCTTCCGCTTCAACACAAAACGCTTTAAGATGAAATCGAACATGTGATCTTCTGGTCTTTTAAGCCGATTTTTACCACTGGGCTACCTTGGTGTGTTATAAACTGTATAGTATGCCTAGAGAATATGTTATAAACTGTTACTTGTCCAGATTAAGGAAGAAAATTGCAAATGTGATCAAACCGCGGTTTCTCCGGTCCTTAAATGAGGTTATGTCGATGACCAAGGTCCAAGAGACGACATACAAGTCCCTGTTGAGCCGTATGCACTTGTATAGCGCTGAATCACCGCTGTTGCCCAAACTAGCCAATGTTAATACGGCCTGGACAAGCACCAATTAGACCAAATAACTCAAGCCAAGCCACATAATCAGTTCTGAGAATTTTCAGACACTCCAGATCCTCGATCAGATCGAGAACTTTCTGGTAATGATTTTAATTGATACAGGAAACACCCATAACTTCATAAACAACAGGATTATAAAGAATATAAGTCAGGATATTCTGCCCACCTAGGTGTTGTCAGTATGAGTGACAAACGACTCCCAACATATTCGGCTTCAGCATTTGCTAAGATCTGATATGGTCAATCGAGGGTAAAAGTTAGTGAACAAACATGAAAGTGTTTACCATGATAGGGTACGATATTGTGATGGACATCGAGTGACTGATTATTTTAAACCTTTTATCCTGCGATTTTGAAAAGATGACTctctcttttgaaaaaaaaggatAACCACTGTTCtacaatgtatatatatcatGCAGAGATTAACCTAATAGGAGGCAACTAGCTGAAGAAGATACTAAATAAAGATAATGTTGATGCCATGGTTCAAATAAAGGTTCAAATAAAGAGTGAGATGAAGGCCATTTTTTTTCACGCACCATAATCACACCAAAAAAAGGTTTCTGAAGATCTCCAGTGACTGCTCAAAGATTTCAACACGCTATTCCAGCAATCCAAAGACCTACCACGCCAGGAAATATGATCATCAAATCTCACTGAAGGAAGAAATGAAAACGGTGTGTCTGCGCTTATACTGGGACCTCCTGTCCTacaaaaaaaacagaaaatgaGCAGTTAGTTAATGATATGCTGGAAAAGGGAGTCATTAGAAGGAGACACAACTCTTTTGTTGCCCCTATGATGCTGGTCCGGAAGGACTTGTTTTGGATCTTCAATGACAGTATAGTGTACAGTCCGAgctagaatgggctcctcttctACCTACACTAAGTCCTGTCAACATTGCAACAGCACATCTTATTCCTCAACAAAGGAAAATGAAGGAAAATGTAGCTTTGGGTCTATGCATATTTCTTACATAAGCCATATATTGGATGAAAGTGGAGTGATTACTGACCTAGAAAAGCTGGAGTTAATGAGTACATGGTTGGTTCTGCAATTagtaaaataattgaaagagTTTTGGGACCGACTGGATACTATCGAAGATTTATCAAGGACTACGGTTTAATAGATAGCCCGACACCTTATTGCGCTGCtgaagtttatttataaaaagccCAGAACCGCATAAAGTAGTTGTAGGATAGAAAGATAAAGGAACTCACTTCGTGCATGAACTAACATTGTGGGTGAATGAGCTGACTTCGTGACACATGAGAAAATGAAAAGACATTTGCTAATCAACTAGGAAAGGGCAGAAACAGAATACCAGACATGGGAAAATACTGAAGTGATAAGCATTAAATGCCCATAGATGCTGCCAATGTGGAGATAGACCAGGACAAGATCTCTTCGTCCAGGATGACAAATAATTGAATGGGGAGATAATGCTACAATCCCAGGATAGAATCATGTCTAACATCGTCCAATTGACCGTTATGGTTGGATctgattgttggaatttttgtttttctatttttcacGGAACCGAACTATGTTAAACCTctaatatttcattttgagtagtattttatttttaaaatgtcaattattaatcaaaatggCGTAATATACTttcaaaagttaaaaaaaaataaaaaaataaaaaataagaaaacaatgTAAGAATTTTAGATGCCAATAAGATCGAAAATTTTCCATCCCGTACAAGCCTTTTTTTTTCAGATTGAAGCGAATACGTGTAACATAAATCTTTGAGACGTTCGTATCCATAACTTTTTCCTTTaaaaactcttttattttttccattcTAGATTGTTCACCCCATGATAATGGAAATTAGTTTCCAGTCGTCCGCGATTTTGTTGCTAGAACTTCATTCAATCTATTTAACCTAAAAGTCGACGACTTTTGTTAGTTATCCCATTGAAATTGAATAAGGCTTTGCAGAAGAGCCCACATATTTTTGGCAATGTcacaataaagaaaaatatgatcAATGAATTATTCACTTTTTAAACAAATGTTGCATCGGTTAGCGAGATGAAATTATTTAGTTTGTTAAATGTTAAGACTCCTTGATTGATAActtctaaaaaaatcaagatttttgatataatatttaactttGAGTAGTTGCAACTGAATACACTTGTAAGTTCTATGTATGTATAAGCTGAACTCAATCCTCAATTACGGAtatgaataattttgttaaagttTGGCTTACCTCTCAACTGTATTCTCTGATTTTCCTTCTTCGTCTTGAACTCTAAGACTCTTCTCATCCCtgtttcttttttcttattctGGAACCCTTGAATTCTTGTTCTCTTAACCCTACTGTTGTACCTTAAAACAATAATAGTATTTTTCTTGGTCCATTGAGATCAAAAACCTTAATCGTAATCacagattatatatatataatgatgtttaatttttaaagtgtccggattaccgggtcgagagctgtggttaatttggatatatatgtgagagtaaatggatacttcagtcgaattgtgggttgacccgctcataaacttaaaacggttaaaaataaaattaaaaatactataagtatggttcgaaatTACAACATagcaaaacaaatacaactctttaaccaactaagttaataacattttatattttaaattcaacaccaaatttgatgaacacgggacattttaaaaatataagttcaactttttaactaactaatctatatatatatatataatgatgcttaatttttaaagtgtccggattgtcgggtcgagagttgtggttaatttggaaatatatgtgagagtaaatagatatttgggtcggattgtgggttgacccgcccataaacatttttaccgtaatattattttcacgattttttatattaatattactcGTGCATGCTAATTAATTAGTAACCTATTGCTTCTAAATCTTAAGCTAGCTTGATTATTGTTGCCTCTCTTTGTTGTTTGAACTTGTCTATCACTAAAGGCCAAGATTTAGTTGGTAGGCTTCCTTCATTTGCTTTACTTAAACACTCTACTTCGTGGTGTAATGGGTTGATGATTATGAGTTCTAGTTTGAGAGAGGATTATAACTTAATTTACATTTTGTTAATTTGGTGTACAATAGACATCAATCATCTCCAACCAATTTAAGTTATATCTTtccaatcttcttcttcatgctTTCTGTTTCTATAATTGTGAAAAGTTGGGTTATtggtaaaaatacttaatatgttttaatatttaatgaaaaaatatttatatatatatagacatttagatgatataataatatagagAGTAGAATTATGGTTGAATGAGCACCAACCACCACATTCTGTATCCCAAAAAGAAAGCTGACCCATCCCATATTCAATGATTAACGAACAAATCAAATCCAAGAAAGACCAACATTTTGTCAACCGATCGTCTTTTCTCTTTTCCCTTTCATCTTCCAAGATTCTTTACCTTTCTCTCTCGGTCGGTGGTCGGAgagaatcaaatcaaataatctTTTTGTAAAATTATGTCACAAATGAAGCAACACAATGCCGACAACAGCCCATCGTCGCCAGGGAAATTCAAAATGGACAAATCCCCATACATTCTTCACAAACTCAGATGGCACCATTCATCCCTCGCAAAACTCACAATGTGGACTTTcctttttctcttcttcatcttcttcattctctacAAATCTCCGTCATCATCTTCAACCGATCTCTCCCGTCGATCTCTCCGAACAACCTTCTGGGGTGGTTCAGAATGGGAAAAACGCGTTAGAGAATCATCCCGCGTCCATTCTCGTAACGGATTCTCCGTACTCGTTACCGGCGCTACAGGTTTCGTCGGCACCCACGTTTCCGTCGCCCTTAAACGCCGAGGCGACGGCGTTCTAGGACTCGATAACTTTAACGACTATTACGATCCGACGCTAAAAAGGGCACGTCAAGCGTTATTAGAAAACGCCGGCGTTTACGTTGTGGAAGGAGATATCAATGATTTAACTCTTCTCAAGAAACTTTTCGAAGTTGTTGCGTTTACACATGTTATGCATTTAGCCGCTCAAGCCGGAGTTCGATATGCTATGGAAAATCCAAGTTCTTACGTTCATAGCAATATCGCCGGTTTTGTTAGTTTACTCGAGGTTTGTAAATCCGCAAATCCTCAACCCGCAATTGTATGGGCATCTTCAAGCTCTGTTTATGGACTCAACACACAAGTACCCTTTTCCGAAACCGATAGAACAGATCAACCGGCGAGCCTATACGCCGCTACAAAAAAAGCCGGCGAAGAAATTGCTCACACTTATAATCACATTTACGGTCTTTCCTTAACCGGGTTACGTTTCTTCACCGTTTACGGCCCATGGGGAAGACCCGACATGGCTTATTTCTTCTTCACTAGAGACATAATGAAAGGAAAACCTATCCCCATTTTTGAAGGACCTAATCACGGGACGGTTGCTCGGGACTTCACTTACATAGACGATATTGTAAAGGGTTGTTTAGGAGCGTTGGATACTGCCGGAAAAAGTACGGGGAGCGGCGGGAAGAAGAAAGGTGTGGCTCAATTGAGAGTTTATAATCTTGGGAATACTTCGCCGGTGCCGGTGACTGAACTTGTGAGTATATTAGAGAGGCTATTGAAAGTGAAGGCGAAGAGGTTATTGATGAAGATGCCGAGAAATGGAGATGTGCAATTTACTCATGCTAATATAAGTTTGGCTTCGTCGGAGCTTGCTTATAAACCGACGACTGATCTTCAGACCGGCCTGAAAAAGTTTGTCCGGTGGTATGTTAGTTACTACGGCGATGGTAAGAAGAGCTCGCAAAGATGAATCTAAATATGTCTTTCTTGTATTTACATCACTGTTTATTAGCCCGACCCGAACCGACCAGACCCGTACTTtcattagtatttttattattgaattacttattttataataaactaaattttagtttattttttaaaatgtttatttatattaaaaatgataaaaaaaaatcgtttaagcacgTTATTGACAAACAttacatgaaaaataaaaataaaaaatgttattaaataagttatcgagctcgtaaattctcaaaaaaaatgattaatttttgaCAGACTTTACTGACTTTTCGAAACGAATTTCAGAAAACGTcatattaataacattataaatgatacgcatcggacgATTACTTTCATTGAAAGTTCGATAATTTctctcaaattaaataatttatcaacaaaataataattgaaatgataactcaaatatgcaTGTTTGATATATCATATGTATcaattcatataataatttcgataaaattaatagtattttaattgataaattaaatgattgaaaaataaaatatgatatgatACGGTGATATTTGTTGAGAGGATGATTATATAGGTATATTTTTGTTAtctttttaaactaataataataataaataaataaaatccaaaatctAAGCTTCTATGTTTGGGGTGacacatttaatttaatttatggtTGACAAGGAAATTAACCAAAATTAGAATGAAGTAGGAATTTTTgaaatatgttataaattttcacccttaaataataatgatagaaTGTTATAAATTGTACAAAACGGTtgtaatagataaaaaaaaaataaacattcacTTATAACTcattgacatatatatatatatatatatattctttaattattatttttataatattcctGGTATAAAAGCTAAGTAAAATGCTACTTCATTGAATACCATAAAATTTGACATTGTTTTTCCTATTTTTAGAAATGACTAGTATTTTGTGTGTgtgtcaataatatatatatatatgtatatattaagaGGCTTCTGTCCGATTTGTAGCCGATTTGTCCATGTGAGatttaaaaaactcatttacaaatcataaatttaaatttaattaatgagggtAGTTTAATTAACATAAGAtttgtttaagaaaaaaaatgtctcaagatttttactaaaaaaacaattgtCCTAAGTTGAATACATAAACGTGGAGGATCACGCTATTcttaaattacaaatattttttttttaggcTCTGGATATGTAATTTCACTCGTCAACAATTTTATATCAAACTtatctagttttaaaaatattaattttatttttaatttaatataaaaatatgggTTTTATTTTGAgaccataattaattattttatatcaaatattttctatcataaaataaaactcACCATGTTACCAAATCATAAAAGTCTCGGTTAAGAGAATCTCATCAttacaataaaaacaaaaccaTACATAAAATAGCCAAATCCTCTTGACCTATGTTTGCATGCTTAAAAGACATGCCACATGATAAGAATAGTTGGAATAACTAAAACTTTTCCACATGATACAaggtgtatatatataatacactGGTTGTATAAAATCAacaagtattattattattaaatcatcCTCTTTAGCAATGGCACAAAAAGTGCTATAAGAAGTGGATTTCTTCTTAAAAATCCAATAAATTCTTCCCTTCCAATCTTGCCTTCTTTGTTGGTATCGAATAAACAGAAGAGGCTATGAATCTGAGGTTTAAGGATAGATTAGAAGAAGACGTGGCGTGGAATAATAAGGGCTGTGATTGGTTACTAACCTCATCAACATTTAAGTCGGGAATTGCCAGCTTGATCGATTCTCCAAACTGGTTAAATAAATGTATCAGCAAACAGGATGAGCAAC from Impatiens glandulifera chromosome 5, dImpGla2.1, whole genome shotgun sequence includes:
- the LOC124937801 gene encoding UDP-glucuronate 4-epimerase 3-like, whose product is MSQMKQHNADNSPSSPGKFKMDKSPYILHKLRWHHSSLAKLTMWTFLFLFFIFFILYKSPSSSSTDLSRRSLRTTFWGGSEWEKRVRESSRVHSRNGFSVLVTGATGFVGTHVSVALKRRGDGVLGLDNFNDYYDPTLKRARQALLENAGVYVVEGDINDLTLLKKLFEVVAFTHVMHLAAQAGVRYAMENPSSYVHSNIAGFVSLLEVCKSANPQPAIVWASSSSVYGLNTQVPFSETDRTDQPASLYAATKKAGEEIAHTYNHIYGLSLTGLRFFTVYGPWGRPDMAYFFFTRDIMKGKPIPIFEGPNHGTVARDFTYIDDIVKGCLGALDTAGKSTGSGGKKKGVAQLRVYNLGNTSPVPVTELVSILERLLKVKAKRLLMKMPRNGDVQFTHANISLASSELAYKPTTDLQTGLKKFVRWYVSYYGDGKKSSQR